In the Vespa crabro chromosome 22, iyVesCrab1.2, whole genome shotgun sequence genome, tcaCATTAATGCATTTAAACTTATGaacgattgaaaaatatttcactgaGATTGCATTACGTTATCTATAAACTTTACTCttccgttttatttatttcagagACTGCAATGGGAgtgaatataaatatgcaaaaaAATATGGAGAATGAATACGGCAAGGCCGTTCATAGGTAAGCAAAATAATTGTGTTATCGTTTAATATACatgatgtattattaaatgtaaatataatattataatagtaaaggaaaaaaaaaaaaaagatgaaagatagaagaaaaaacaaaacgatatTTTAACTGGTGATTTATGACTtgtacgaataaaaagaagaaaaagaaagaagaacaaaaaaaaaaaaaatgtccgaTCAACGTGAATCCtaaaaatcaatcgattttctttgttaattaatatacattatatttacgaAAGTTCGATTACGTAAATGAATTAATCTTGATAAGATATTGAATGAGTTAAAGAAAAAGTcttctataaaatattcaaggaGATGGATTCATTACGAAAATATACAAGAAATATTGCCAATGTAATAtttggaataatatatatattcaatatattgcCAAGGGACTCATTCGCGCCTTTTGTTAAtcactgtatatatataatatatatatattatattattataagtgaatattattatattattatatattatattattataaaaaaagaatatatatatatatatatatatgtatatatatcgaaaaaaaaaataattatatataaatagatatagatattatcgatttttcttgttaaatttaattattaaatggatataaatattttaagattcacggaattatttatgtatcgtttatatcgtccATGGTTAGCCTGGGATTGGTTATTTGCATTGACGCAAATAGGAAAGGAATATTATTCTTCCATAAATATTATGCATACGTTTACAAGAGaggtaaattaatataaagacttaaagatattttaattttattatagttatgatgTTTAACGTTAATCGTTAGTtcatgaatgaaattatatatatatatatttttttttatatttataggtgattaaaaaaaagaaaatggcgaGAGAATTAAAATGCGATATCGACGATAAAACGTCATTAGCACTTGATGAAATTGGTATGAGtgttttataattaacgattatatcctgatttttttctcctctatatttttttttttttttttttttttttttaatgttcctTAAAagctttttgatatttttctttttttttttttgttcataatTTCTGACAACAACCCGAAAAGATATTATTGGCATCTTGAATGattgttttaatttgtttctatataaaaatagaataatttttttttttttaattaaatgaaataaattacatgtaaaaaaaaaagttaccatAAAACGTcctatttctgttttttattttttcttttttgaatcgtctaggtatatataattcttaactTTGCATttgtgcatatgtatatacatacatacatacatacatacatacatacatacatatatacatacatgcatacatgcatacatacatacatacatacatacatacatacatatatatatacatacatacatacatacgtacatatatacatatacacatccACACGTgggtacatatatacatatacacatacacacatacaacatatatatatatacacatacacacatacaacatatatatatatatatatatatatatatatgtgtttctaatgaaaattttttttttattcgatcgtaGGTAAACCAACAAGAAAAGCTTTTTTAGATCTTTTATTAGATGCTAGAGAAAGTAATGAAAATCATATGACTGATGAGGAATTAAGGGAACAAGTCGATACGTTTATGTTTGCTGTAAGTTATACttcagaattatttttatttatatagagtgtaaaaaaagaaaaaaagaaatcctaatttatttaaatcctAAGAAAGCATATTTcacgatagaaagaaagagagagagagagagagagagaggatattgaaaattgcatagaaaagaaaaaagaaacaaagaaaaagaaaacaaaaaaaagaaaaagaaaaaagattcagAAGACTTTGAAATCCCAAAAATGTGTTCAATCATAGAAGATTATTGATCCATCGTAAGATGTAtcctctctccccctttccttttcccttaaGTATCATTTAAAACGAATCTTTGTAAACGAgctataatttaaatatttttttgttaatcgaACTGAATAATTCCAAATTGTACAACCTGCATATATTATGCACTTGCATTTATtgttagttttatatatatatatatatatatatatatatatatatatatatatatataaagtatgatTATacgttttgaaatatattttttaaaagggACACGATACGACTGCAGCGGCCATAAGTTGGGCGCTTTTCTGTTTgggtaataatgaaaacatacAAGATAAGGTACACGAGGAGctcgattatatttttggTGATTCAAATGAATCGGCCACGACGAAAGAAATATCTCAGTTGAAATATCTCGACAGGGTGATAAAGGAGGTACTTAGATTGTATCCCAGTGCACCTGCATTTTTGCGAAAACTTTCGGAGGACGTTAAGATAGGTAAAGATCgattattgtaaatttatcattggaatttgttttttctctctctttcgttttttttcctgttatttgtttgttttttttttttttttttttctttttttcttttgcttcctCTCAAATTTGATCATCGcggagaaatttattatacacatTCGAGATcctatagaaatttatttgtttgtttgtttgtttgtttgtttgtttgtttgttcgttcgttcgttttgttaaaaattatttattaaaattttattttattttattcatatctttatttttttctttttttctttaagacgATTACATCATTCCAAAAGGTTGCATTGTGTCCATGAGCTCGTTTTGTATGCATCGACATCCAAATATATGGCCGGATCCGAAAAAATTTAATCCCGATAGATTTCTATCGGAAAATTCGAAGAACAGGCATCCATACTCTTACATACCGTTCAGCGCAGGACCGAGAAATTGTCTTGGACAAAAATATGCTCAATTGGAACAGAAATTCGTACTTGTTGCGATTTTACGTAAATGGAAAGTGAAAAGCTTTCAAACGGAGGAGAACATTAAGTTTTACGGTGCTCTCATTTTGAGACCTTCCGAAGGGATATATCTTCACTTTATACCAAGGAAATAAATACATCGAATGTTTCACGTTAATATAGAGATtttcttatttgaaatttataatcttCGAAGTAACGTTCAAATCATTtgcaaataatattcaaattcaTTTTGACAAATCAAACTTTTGTACAAAGAATTGTTTTCTtaagttttacttttttttttcttcttcttcttttcttttatatatatatatatatatatatatatatatatattttttttttcttctttttttttttcttttttcctttttctttatatctaatgaaaataaaatcaaacgtacgtaaatttattttttaataaatcataataatatctttattacgcGTATGcgaatatatacaattataattggaatttgaaaatttaattgaaaaaataatacaacgaTTGAATTTAGATTTTAACGAGTTCCGTTATTTACGATActggaaataattaatttttattaattataaatacaaattcgATAGATATTCATTCGTACGTTGatctttcaataattttgataacttgtattttgaaatattaatttttagggttttttttttttttttttttttttctcattgctCTTATATTTCCAAAATTAAAAGACGATAATCCGAAGGAAAAATTATTGTGTGGTAGGGAAACCATTATTTTTTTGCATaatgttaaatttaatttgcCAACGTGTATGAATATGACTTGCAAAATggtgaatttttatataataataaataaatggtgAATTTTGGTAATGCAAAATCTATGAAGATACATAATTacatgaatttatattattttaatgttacatATACTAGTAAATATAGTAGATATTGAAGAATATAcgaagttttttttatttattttatttttttatttttttttatctttttttttttttattcacttaCCAATATTTCGCATGTGTTagataattatacattttactGAATAATACTGAATGTTCgattaaatatcgataatcaataaaattcaatttcaatttttatttgatatcatTGAATATGTGTCATTAaggaattaaatttaattgtatcatagaataaaattgatcattgtgatcaaatattataatctattatGGTAACTTACCGACGATACCTTctgcaaaatgaaaaataatttcttatatcaCGAAGTATCTACGGTCGATAAAACAGTTTTCTAAGTAAACACGTTAAATGTGTTCTTCATACactttgcttttgttttttcttttttttcttttttttttgtttttttttttagtagaAAGTACGCCTCTCTATAGCTTAACAAATTATACGTAAAACGTATAAATCTTTCTCGTttcattttgaatattatttttatattcttagaAAAGAAcacaatgaaatttataaatgtatttgtatatatatatatatatatatttttttttttttttg is a window encoding:
- the LOC124431709 gene encoding cytochrome P450 4C1-like, with protein sequence MDFMLLILTSISVLILIRIFFSLYNAYVFRKRINKLPGLQRNVLFDTSVSPRKLKKEDQFLKLLNCSIKFKNGLFRTWFGTEAVVHIYKPEYIEIILRSMKNIEKASLYKYLEPWLGQALLTSTGKKWMRDRKLITPAFHFNVLEQYAIVMSEKADIFVKCLEEQIKKNSQEAIDIFPYANRCTLDVICETAMGVNINMQKNMENEYGKAVHRFTELFMYRLYRPWLAWDWLFALTQIGKEYYSSINIMHTFTREVIKKKKMARELKCDIDDKTSLALDEIGKPTRKAFLDLLLDARESNENHMTDEELREQVDTFMFAGHDTTAAAISWALFCLGNNENIQDKVHEELDYIFGDSNESATTKEISQLKYLDRVIKEVLRLYPSAPAFLRKLSEDVKIDDYIIPKGCIVSMSSFCMHRHPNIWPDPKKFNPDRFLSENSKNRHPYSYIPFSAGPRNCLGQKYAQLEQKFVLVAILRKWKVKSFQTEENIKFYGALILRPSEGIYLHFIPRK